TCCTGTTGTACCGTGATCCATGCCAATAAAGACCATATTATCACCATTTTAATTGATAAAGGTATTAATTCAAATAGAATTTAGTATAATCTGGTGTAATTCCAAAAGTTCAATCTTGTGTTAAAAAGAAAAAAATTATTTTTGGAGTCCACATAATTTTCTGAGTTTGGCTCCAACTTTTTCTATTTGTAGTTCAGATTCAATTGCTCTTAATCTTTTGAGCATTGGGCTTCCAGCATTAGTTTCAGTTGCCCATTCTCTTGTAAATTCTCCGGTCTGTATCTCTTCTAGAATTTTCTTCATTTCTGCTCGGGTTTCATCGGTAATTATACGTTTTCTTGTAGCAAGACCACCATATTCAGCAGTGTTACTTACATCGTTCCACATCCCAGCAAATCCTTTTTGATATATAAGATCTACAATGAGCTTTAACTCATGACAAGTTTCAAAGTAAGCAATCTCTGGTTGGTATCCTGCATCAACAAGGGTTTGGAAACCAGCAGCAATAAGTTCTGTTGCACCACCACATAGTACGGCTTGTTCACCAAAGAGATCTGTTTCTGTTTCTTCTTTGAAAGTTGTTTCGAGTACTCCTGCTCTTGTTAATCCTGAACCTTGGCCCATTGCTAACGCAATTTGAAGTGCATTTCCAGTATAATCCCTTTCAACAGCTACTAATCCTGGCACACCGAATCCTTCTTCATAAGTTTTTCTAACCATTGCACCGGGACCTTTAGGAGCTATCATTGTTATATTAACATTTTCTGGAGCGTTTATATACCCAAAATGTATATTGTAACCGTGTGAGAAAGACAAGGTATTTCCTTCTTCAAGATTATCTCTTATTGATTTT
This sequence is a window from Methanobacterium sp. SMA-27. Protein-coding genes within it:
- the ilvC gene encoding ketol-acid reductoisomerase produces the protein MKMYYEKDVDLNILKDKTVAVIGYGSQGMAQSRNMHESGLNVVVGLRKDGASWKKAKNDGLNVMTVEDAAKAADVIHILIPDEIQGEVYKKSIRDNLEEGNTLSFSHGYNIHFGYINAPENVNITMIAPKGPGAMVRKTYEEGFGVPGLVAVERDYTGNALQIALAMGQGSGLTRAGVLETTFKEETETDLFGEQAVLCGGATELIAAGFQTLVDAGYQPEIAYFETCHELKLIVDLIYQKGFAGMWNDVSNTAEYGGLATRKRIITDETRAEMKKILEEIQTGEFTREWATETNAGSPMLKRLRAIESELQIEKVGAKLRKLCGLQK